The following coding sequences lie in one Saccopteryx bilineata isolate mSacBil1 chromosome X, mSacBil1_pri_phased_curated, whole genome shotgun sequence genomic window:
- the LOC136316917 gene encoding sal-like protein 4: MSRRKQARPKHLNLEKDQGEQQPQQLAPESADAALAGPAAGEQGAPTSPPGTGDGMNRDQVTAKRPRREETHICERCCGEFFSLPAFLEHKTNCTTHQPIFIMNNSEGPVPSEDFFRAMPSHQPHGASSKDSHREDGGSSPDMKEQPGVESPLYSKTKTTLPLTPQDLSYLPKVKVTNTNVILQALPGTKVAVNQRRADPMPAPLPTPVPSANNIPWVLEQIQDLQQQQLQQIQLTEYLRAQVNMWANHALQSGMMGADTLRTLGSHMPQQVSAALALLGQKAGSQGLSLDTLKQARLPHVNNSSTTSSVSSGLGSFTLKPDGSKVLPNCHPYALLPQSSDSLLFQSPFPTVALDPSQKGKPSPVDVKPKDEAARYRHTCKYCSKVFGTERSLQTHLRSHTGQRPFVCSICGHRFTTEGDLRVHFHQHLQEKANSQPFAKFHDKIAAGIDVPYSLSVPVPVGESSLSLGSRPVLVTETPSVGLPQNLSWGTNPKDLMGGPLASAPQPRPSLECEDGAIPSGMGPNHNSLRVGGFQERGALQSGSETLKLQQLVENIDKTTTDATECLICHRVLSCESSLKMHYRTHTRQRPFQCTVCDRVFSTKDNLETHFRSHQADTSIKTQHSCPICQEKFTNAVMLQQHIRMHMDGQIPTTPLLQNPCDPTGPELMMGGDSGSRSAIRHDDVVKSIDVHKVGSQDAPSSSLKVPMHLPSIHSASPMPGYTVMPPVNILGKVGPPPVAQQWQSSREDSSVQSGGLTKNLPSTVVGNQEYQNRGPEVRESAPFQALSPASSQADRIQYKSAAGGKMESAESSRAEMKGWGSLPSAFVRAQPNHVKLEVPSAFGPPTMFPSMTPLIVAQPGQQGKPPGCTWYGKNFSASALQIPERTYTGERPFMSNIYGGSFTTKGNLPVHYMVPGANHSAAYCGNAMAIENPMALLGPDGKRLPVRFPQEITAPSVNVNPVVWNQYTTMLNGRVPMKTNQISVIQRVGFPTLPGSLGASSVLSNTTVSPDQAIDGSRSGISADVEKLGAADDIPKHRCPHFLET, encoded by the exons ATGTCGAGGCGCAAGCAGGCCAGACCCAAGCACCTGAACTTGGAGAAAGACCAGGGCGAGCAGCAGCCGCAGCAGCTGGCCCCGGAGTCTGCAGACGCGGCCCTAGCAGGGCCGGCTGCGGGGGAGCAGGGGGCTCCAACGAGCCCCCCAGGGACTGGTGATGGCATGAATCGGGACCAAGTGACAGCTAAGAGGCCTCGCCGGGAAGAGACTCACATCTGTGAGAGATGCTGTGGAGAATTCTTTAGCCTCCCTGCATTCTTAGAGCATAAGACAAATTGCACTACACATCAGCCTATCTTCATCATGAACAACAGCGAGGGGCCAGTGCCTTCAGAAGACTTCTTCAGGGCAATGCCGAGCCACCAGCCCCATGGTGCCAGCAGTAAGGACAGCCACAGGGAGGATGGTGGCAGTTCACCGGACATGAAAGAGCAGCCAGGAGTGGAGTCTCCTTTGTACTCAAAGACGAAGACCACCCTGCCACTCACACCACAGGACTTAAGCTATTTACCCAAAGTCAAAGTGACCAACACTAATGTCATTCTTCAAGCACTACCGGGCACCAAGGTGGCAGTGAATCAGCGAAGAGCCGATCCAatgcctgcccccctccccacccctgtgccCAGTGCCAACAATATCCCGTGGGTCCTGGAGCAGATCCAGGAtctacagcagcagcagctccagcAGATCCAACTCACTGAGTACCTCCGAGCTCAGGTGAATATGTGGGCCAACCATGCGCTTCAGTCCGGTATGATGGGAGCCGACACCCTGAGGACCTTGGGCAGCCATATGCCCCAGCAGGTTTCTGCAGCTCTGGCTTTGCTCGGTCAGAAAGCGGGAAGCCAAGGTCTGTCTCTGGACACCTTGAAACAAGCCAGGCTACCTCATGTAAACAACTCTTCCACTACCAGCAGTGTGTCGTCAGGGTTGGGGTCCTTCACCCTGAAGCCGGATGGGTCAAAGGTCCTACCGAACTGCCACCCTTATGCTTTGCTACCTCAATCTTCAGACTCTTTGCTCTTCCAGAGCCCCTTTCCCACTGTGGCGTTAGACCCGTCCCAGAAAgggaagccatccccagtggaTGTCAAACCCAAAGACGAGGCCGCCCGGTACAGGCACACGTGCAAATACTGTAGCAAGGTTTTTGGGACTGAGAGGTCCTTGCAGACCCACCTCCGTTCTCACACTGGACAGAGACCTTTCGTATGCTCTATTTGTGGTCACCGGTTCACCACCGAGGGTGATCTCAGGGTACACTTTCATCAGCATCTCCAGGAGAAGGCAAACTCCCAGCCGTTTGCCAAGTTCCATGACAAGATAGCGGCAGGCATTGACGTTCCCTATTCACTCTCTGTACCTGTCCCCGTAGGTGAATCAAGTCTCTCTTTAGGCAGCCGACCTGTCCTGGTAACAGAGACCCCCAGTGTAGGGCTACCTCAGAATCTCTCTTGGGGGACTAACCCCAAAGATCTAATGGGTGGCCCACTGGCCAGTGCCCCGCAGCCCAGGCCTTCACTAGAATGTGAGGATGGAGCCATACCCTCTGGCATGGGGCCAAACCATAATTCCCTAAGGGTTGGTGGCTTCCAAGAGAGAGGTGCACTTCAGTCAGGGTCAGAGACCCTGAAGTTGCAGCAGCTGGTGGAGAATATAGACAAGACCACCACTGACGCTACTGAATGTCTCATTTGCCACCGTGTCTTAAGCTGTGAAAGCTCCCTCAAAATGCATTACCGCACCCATACCAGGCAGAGACCATTTCAGTGTACGGTATGTGACAGAGTCTTCTCCACCAAAGACAACCTGGAGACACATTTCAGGTCTCACCAAGCCGACACATCCATAAAGACACAGCATTCGTGTCCCATCTGCCAGGAGAAGTTTACCAACGCAGTCATGTTGCAGCAACATATTCGGATGCACATGGATGGTCAGATTCCCACAACACCCCTGCTGCAGAATCCCTGTGACCCTACTGGTCCTGAGCTGATGATGGGTGGTGACAGTGGCAGCAGAAGTGCCATCCGTCATGATGATGTTGTCAAAAGCATTGATGTACACAAAGTTGGCTCCCAGGATGCTCCCAGCAGCTCCTTGAAGGTGCCTATGCATCTTCCCAGCATCCACTCGGCATCGCCCATGCCAGGGTACACCGTGATGCCCCCCGTAAATATCCTGGGGAAAGTGGGTCCTCCGCCTGTGGCCCAGCAGTGGCAGAGCAGCAGAGAAGACAGTTCGGTGCAGAGTGGTGGCTTGACCAAAAACTTGCCATCCACAGTGGTGGGAAACCAGGAGTACCAGAACCGAGGGCCAGAGGTCCGGGAGAGCGCACCCTTTCAGGCCCTCTCCCCGGCCAGCAGCCAAGCAGACAGAATCCAGTACAAGTCTGCTGCTGGTGGCAAGATGGAGAGCGCAGAGAGCAGCCGCGCTGAGATGAAAGGTTGGGGCAGTCTGCCATCAGCATTTGTTCGAGCCCAGCCAAACCATGTCAAACTTGAAGTGCCTAGTGCATTTGGACCCCCTACCATGTTTCCAAGCATGACACCTTTGATAGTGGCCCAGCCAGGCCAACAGGGCAAGCCACCCGGCTGCACATGGTACGGGAAGAACTTCTCAGCCAGTGCTCTTCAGATCCCTGAGAGGACTTACACTGGGGAGAGACCTTTCATGAGTAATATATATGGGGGAAGTTTCACCACCAAAGGCAACTTGCCGGTCCACTATATGGTACCTGGGGCCAACCATAGCGCTGCGTATTGTGGAAATGCAATGGCCATTGAGAACCCCATGGCTTTGTTAGGACCAGATGGAAAGAGGCTCCCTGTGAGGTTTCCCCAGGAAATCACGGCCCCTTCAGTGAATGTGAACCCTGTTGTGTGGAACCAGTACACCACCATGCTCAATGGTCGTGTGCCCATGAAGACCAACCAGATCTCTGTGATCCAGCGTGTAGGCTTTCCTACCCTTCCGGGTTCCCTGGGGGCCAGCTCTGTCCTCAGTAACACCActgtctcacctgaccaggcg ATAGATGGCTCTCGGTCAGGTATTAGTGCCGACGTGGAAAAACTAGGTGCTGCTGACGACATTCCCAAACACCGCTGTCCTCACTTCCTGGAGACCTAG